GTGCCTCGCTCGTATAGATCCCCGCGAATGTGCTTGGTCCATGGTCGAACTCCTCCGATGCGATTTTTCTTGGGAGACGGCACACCACCGGGCTACGTAAACTGACTAACGGCCAGGTGGTTACGGCGCGGCCCACGGCGGGGGCCGCCACCTGCGCGTGGCGTGCCGCCGTGCCGGATCGCCGCCGCGGCCCGTGGGGGCGTGGCGCCTGGCCTCCGGCCGGGCGCGTACCCTGACGCTGcgtggggtgggggtggggtgCGCGGCTGGCCGCGTGGAACTCGCGCGCGGCGTGGGGTTCCTTTCGCCCCGGAAAACGCGCGCATGCATGGCGAGACGacgacgccgcggcggcggccagcgcTTTGGAGCTGCCACCTCGTGGTCGCTGTCGTGGTCGCTGCTGCCCTCAGCCCTGACGCGGGTGGGGTTGACTGTCGGATCCAGTGTTTGTCGCCGCCCTCGGTCGCAGTTGTTGTTTATCCTCCGGCTAGAGAAATGGTTGGGACGACGGTTGCTACACCGGgaagacgacggcggcggcggcggtggatgaCGATGGCCGCCGGGAGGAGAGGAGCGGTGCAGGAACTTGGCACTCCGATCCTACACGGCACGTAATTTTGGCCAAATACGTTTCCTCCGTTGGAGGATGGGCAGTTCCGTCGTCTACTGCCAATAATAAAGTATGATAGGTTATTATACAAGTGTATTAGACGTAGACTCATGTTAATAATACCCCAGATAGTTTTTATTTCTCGATCATCAAAACATTTGTTCCCTGCTGACGGAACAATATTTCTTTCCCCAAAATGATACGTTCGTTGATCTCATGAACACATGCATCGCTACCAACCTCATCACTACGTAGAGCAAAATTTTCCTCTAGACCGGACCACCCGTTCACCGAATCTCATCGATCGTGCGCGTGCGACCGAATCTAGAACCACCAGCACGCGTGGCCCACGGCACCCAGCCACACCCACTGACCCACACCCCACGCCACGCACGGTTGCACACGCGTGCCACGCCGTTGCCAGTCATCCACGCCGCGCTCCGACCCAAGGGACAAAAACTCTGTTCGTAGCAGCAGCCGCTCCCGAGTAGTCAGCAGTCACGAGTCACGACGCTGCAGTGTCGCAGCGCACGTACGGAGGTCAAGGCTGCCACGAACCCACTTGCCGTCCTGCAATGGGCTGTACGTGACACTGGCACGGCCGGCACGCGACCGGCCAGTCGTACGCAGCCCCGGCCGGCTCGAACCCGTAGCCAGCCGAACCTAACACCGGCACGCGAGGGCCACCGGGAAAGCACGTGCCCGGGCGCTGCCAGCTACCAGAACGCGCGGCGAGGCCATGAACCCCGCCGCTATTGGACGGACGGCGATGCGGGGAAGGGGGAGGGGAAGCGATGCGGGGCACGGcacgtcggcgtcggcgtcgtcgCATCGCATCGCATCGGCCGCGCGGATGAATAAAGCGACGAGGCCCCCCCCCGGCCCTGCCCTGTCCCCCCTCCACCACCAGCCGCGGCGACGTGAGCGGTGACGCGGGCCACGGCGCACCGTACCTCCGGCCGGCGTCGCGTCGTCTCCGGGAATAACCAGCCGGGGACaaccgctcctcctcctcctacccTATAATAAAGCAGCCGAGCTCCACTCCCCACTGGTCCAGTGAGCCGGACCAGACCGTGAGAGAGAAGACAACCCAAGCCCGAACACCTCGAGGGCGGGCGAGCCCGACGAGGCGGCGTTCGACCCCACCACCACCGTCGTCGCGAATACAATATCGCGCACGAGGAAGAGCACGCGGGGGGACGTCTCCCCGCCacgacgaggacgacgacgagtcGACGACATAAAAAGTAAGCGGTTTTTTGGGATTCGTGTTTGGTTCATAAGGGTATAAATGCCGTTGGAAGCTTCAGGATTTGGGAATGATTTTCCCCCCCTTCGTTCCGATCGTTGATCGGCCGCTGCTTCGTTTGGATCGTCTTCGTAGCGGCGGCGGGCCGGGGGCTCCCGGTCAGgaggggggggtgggggggggggcggggatATCGAGCGGCGATGCCATCCACGGCCGACCAAAAGACAGCACGTGAAGGAAAGCACCGCCCAGGCAAGCCGGAGTCCTCGAGCGGCGAGGCAGCACGGTGGCCGTCGAGCGGCCTTGCCAACGCGCCGGCTACCGATGCACCAGGCGGCGCCGCGTTGAGGTGAGGTACACCGTCGGGGACACCGCCGCCGGGTCGAGTTGTCGCCCGAGCTAGGAAAAGCCAAGCCCGGCTGCTTTCTTGCCAAATCTGGGCCGGCCACGGCCGATCGGACGGCGGTCGAGGACCCAAGGGGTGGACGGTagatgaaataccgtccaccccgtGCGCTGGGCGGGGGGCGCCCAGCCCCCGGCTTGCCTTGCAGCGACCAAGGGATGCGCCGCAACAAGGTCCGGAGACGAGGCCGCCACGGTGGCTTTGGTCCCCGCCGAGCAGCCACGCAGACGTGGGGGGTCGTGTTGCCGCCCAGACGATGCACGCCGCGCGCCTCGACGGCCCGATGTCGATAGCCTATAGCCTGGCAAGTCCGGGTTCCGGTCGCGCAGCGACCGCGCGAGAGTTCCCGACGCCGTCGACGACACAAGCGTGGACGGCATCCTGGGTCATCCGTCCACGCAGATGGCCTGttcctggcggcggcgcaggtACAGGTTACTTCGTCGTGCTCCCCGCTCCCGTCGTCGTGCTGCGGCATCTCGGGGAGtcggggttttgggctggggtTTTCCTCCGCGTCAGGTGCTCGCGCATTTTTTTGCCTTCGATTCACAGTTTCCAGTTGGGATCCGCCAGCGGCCGCTGAGGGCGGCGAGGCGATACCCCGTGTTTTTTTTGGAATTGCCAGCGTCCGGACGTCCGATCCAGGGCGCCGGCGTCGAACGGTTGGAAAGAAAAAATTGCGCTGCAACATGCATCCCATATTGCATGCAACATGCAAAGAAAAAATTCCCGGCGCCACCGGCCCCGCCGCACCTCCACCTCcatctccaccaccaccaccaccaccgcctcccGCCTGCGCGACACGCCTGCGCCTGCCGCTTCGCCAGAGACCGCGCCGGGCCCGGCACCCGTGCCTCGGCGCGCTCAGCAATGCCCggcgagcgagagagagagagctgtGTTAATGGAGTGTAGAGCCACGTGAGAGAGAGAATGGGGATGGGTGGTTGAGCGATGAGAGGAGCAGGATAGGATAAGGACGCAGGAGAGTTTAAAATAGAGCAGTCCACACGGGAAGAAAACACGTAGCGCCCGATATTTAATTAATGTGTCGGAAGTCTTAGTGCTAGCATTACCGGGTTTTTTTTTCTTCGCGAGGCAGATCGATCATCTCTGATGCATGGTGCATGtatttctctctctttctttttccttgtGATAATGGATTGCGAAGAACGCTGCAGTCGTGAGTTCAGTACCCTGAAGTTGCTGCCCCGTTTACTGCGAATCTCTTGCACGCGTCCCTCATGTCTTGTGTGCCGCAAAGCAAGTTGCCTCGCATGAATCTGAAATCTTTTTATCTGTTCTCCACTTCTCCCCCTAACTGCACTCCTGTTCATCATGATCGCAGCAGGGCTTGAAGGGGACCTAACACACGAGACAGAGCGATAAAGATTGGAGTATTGGACGCATCACACATGGGTTCCCGAACGAGTTAGTCctcttctctcctttctcttcttACTACATAATTATTACATGATCATTGTGCTGGTAGCTGTTAAGAACCTCTGCAAGACAGCGATGCCATACTGATTATTTAAAATGATTATTCTGAGGGGTTTGTTTGAAATTGTTTGTCAGGTACTTGGATGGTGGACTTGTGCGGGAGCCCATTATGCTCCAAGCAGGCTGCACTCTCCTGCGCGTGGAAGGAACTATTCGACGCCTCCACTTGCATGAATCATATTCTGGTGTTTGGCGTTGCTGCTCTGATCGCCATTGTACTTGCAGTCCAGCTACTTGTTAGAATTCCAAAGAGCACAGCATCTGCGCGGCAGCTTGTCGCCCACAGTTCTCCCCTGCAGTTGGTGGGTGTGGTGTTCAATTGTTGCTTGGGTCTGGTTTATCTTGGCCTTGGATTGTGGATGCTGGGGAGGAACTTCAGTCAGGATGCCGCTGTTTACCTGCCACATTGGTGGTTGGTAGCATTGTCTCAGGGATTCAGTTTGATACTTATCAGCATCGCTTTCAGCATCAAAGCACAATTCCTTGGAGCCACATCTGTTCGGATTTGGTCAGTTCTGCTTACCATATATGCTGCATTTATTTGCTGCTCCTCAGTTGTTAACATGGTTGCAGAAAAGGTTGTCACCATGAAGGGTTGTTTAGATGTTCTATTGCTTCCAGGCGCATTGGTACTCCTTGTCTATGGAATTCGGCACATCAGCAGGGAAGATGGTAATGGAAGAATTGGAAGTGCTTTATATAAGCCCCTGAATGCGGAGGCAgttgatggtacagatgattcTGGGACTCATGTAACCCCTTTTGCTAAAGCTGGGTTTTTCAGTGTTATGACGTTTTGGTGGTTAAATCCTTTGATGAAGATGGGTTATGAGAAACCCCTTGAGGAGGAAGACATGCCACTTTTAGGTGCTTCAGATCGAGCATATAATCAGTACGTGATGTTTCTGGAGAAGCTGAACAAGAAGAAGCAGTTGCAGCCACATGGCACTCCGTCAGTATTTTGGACCATCATTTCTTGTCACAGAAGTGGGATCATAGTCTCAGGTTTGTTTGCATTGCTTAAGGTCCTCACAATATCTTCAGGTCCATTGCTTCTGAAAGCATTCATTAACGTTTCACTTGGGAAAGGGTCCTTTAAATATGAAGGCTATGTGTTGGCTGCTACAATGTTCGTTTGCAAGTGTTGTGAATCTTTGTCACAACGGCAGTGGTACTTCCGTACTCGAAGGTTAGGACTTCAAGTGAGATCATTCCTATCAGCTGCTATCTATAAGAAACAacagaagctatcaaactcagCGAAAATGAAACATTCTTCTGGAGAGATCATGAACTATGTCACGGTCGACGCCTACCGGATTGGGGAATTCCCATACTGGTTCCATCAGACATGGTCAACAAGTGTCCAACTTTGCATTGCTCTAGCAATTCTATATAATGCAGTTGGTCTTGCTATGATTGCATCACTTGCTGTCATCATCATCACTGTACTTTGCAATGCTCCACTGGCCAAGCTGCAACACAAATTTCAGAGTAGACTTATGGAAGCACAAGACGTGAGACTGAAGGCAATGACAGAGTCCTTAATTCATATGAAGGTCTTGAAACTTTATGCATGGGAAGCTCATTTTAAGAAGGTCATTGAAGGATTAAGAGAGGTTGAATACAAGTGGCTGTCAGCATTCCAGCTTAGGAGAGCATACAACAGTTTCCTCTTCTGGTCATCACCAGTTTTGGTTTCGGCTGCAACATTCTTGGCGTGCTATCTGTTGAACATTCCTCTTGATGCTAGCAACGTCTTCACCTTTGTAGCAACTCTCCGCCTTGTTCAAGATCCAATTAGGCAGATACCTGATGTTATTGGGGTTGTGATACAAGCTAAAGTTGCTTTCACTAGGATAATAAAGTTTCTTGATGCACCTGAGCTGAATGGACAAGTAAGGAAGAAATACTGTGTGGGCACTGAGTTTCCAATAGTGATGAACTCCTGCAGTTTCTCATGGGACGAGAACCCATCAAAACCAACTCTAAAGAATATAAATTTGGTAGTCAAAGCTGGAGAGAAGGTTGCAATCTGTGGCGAGGTAGGATCAGGAAAGTCAACACTTTTGGCTGCAGTTCTCGGAGAGGTCCCAAAAACTGAAGGCACGGTATGCTTTTCCGTTACCTTCATATTTATGAAATAGAAAATGCTAGATGTTTTTGAATTTTATGATATAGTTCGCTTCCTCCAAGAAAATGACACTTTATTGAGTTCCTTTTTGTCATAGTGCAAATTTATTTATATGCTTTACCACTCAATTGCAAGTACAACATTTCCATATAACTGAGCAATAAACATTTTGCTTGATATTAGTGCCAACATATGTTACTTTATCAGAGTGCACTTCAGAACCTTAGCTGCTAATTTCTTTCTCAAAATATATAACATGACAACAGCATCATAAGTTTGGCTCAGTAGTTACAATTATTTTGCTCGATAATAGTGCTAGCAGATGTTaattctttttcccttttcctagCAACTTAAACTCAAACTGGTTAATTGTTGTCACATATTTCAGATTCAAGTTTGTGGAAAAATTGCATATGTTTCTCAGAATGCATGGATCCAAACAGGAACTGTGCAAGACAATATTCTCTTTGGATCTTCAATAGACAAGCAAAGATACCAAGAAACGCTTGAGAGGTGCTCTTTAGTAAAGGACCTTGAAATGTTGCCATATGGAGACCTTACTCAAATTGGGGAGAGAGGGGTAAATCTCAGTGGTGGCCAGAAGCAGCGTGTACAGCTTGCTCGTGCGTTATATCAAAATGCAGACATCTATCTTCTTGATGACCCTTTCAGTGCTGTTGATGCCCATACAGCAACAAGTCTTTTTAATGTAAGGACCACAGAATAATTATGAATTGCAATATACTATTTGACTGTAGACTGTTTTAAAATGTTGACCCTTTTTATAGGAATATGTCATGGGAGCTCTATCTGACAAGACTGTTCTTCTGGTGACGCACCAAGTCGATTTTCTACCTGTGTTTGATTCCATTCTGGTATGCTTTCGCATGTTATCCTGATCAGTTTGTGTGTGGATGTGCATTTTTGCAGGAAGCAAGTTTTCATACCTAAGCTGAATTTATTGGTTCAACTTTCTGGCTAATAACTGAACAATAATAGAAATATCAGCATTAAGCATGATGAGATGAATTTCAGAACCAATAAACACTTAGAGGAAAAAAGTATAGCAAGATAATTTCAGTCCCTCCACGGGACCAtgatttatatttattttatcaaCTACTTGTGTTTGTTGATGTCATCTAAAACTAGTGTTGCTTTTTGGCAGTTAATGTCAGATGGTGAAATCATTAGATCTGCACCTTATCAAGATCTATTGGCATActgtcaagaatttcaaaaccttgtaAATGCCCACAAAGATACTATTGGTGGCTCAGATCTTAACAAAGTACCCACCAACAGAGCAAAGGAAATTTCAATCAAGGAGACAAATGATACTCATGGAAGTAGATATAGAGAGACTGTGAAGCCATCACCAGCTGATCAACTCATCAAGACAGAAGAAAGGGAAATTGGTGATACAGGTCTGAAGCCTTATATCCTCTACCTGTGTCAGAGTAAAGGCTACCTATATGCCTCTCTTTGTGTTATTTCCCACATGATTTTCATAGCTGGGCAAAtatcacaaaactcatggatgGCAGCTAATGTCCAGAGTACTGATGTTAGTACACTGAAGTTGATTTCTGTTTACATCGCTATCGGAGTTTGTACGATGTTCTTCTTGCTATCTAGATCTTTAGCGATGGTTCTTCTTGGGGTTCGGACATCAAGGTCCTTATTTGCCCAGCTACTCAACTCATTATTTCGAGCACCGATGTCCTTTTTTGATTCTACCCCTTTAGGAAGGGTACTGAGTAGGGTAAGAATCCTGAAATGAATTGGAAAGACAACTTCTATTTACATTTGGAAATTTTCTATTCATTGGTTGACTTGCTATTTTGCCATGCAGGTTTCTTCAGATTTGAGTATTGTTGACCTTGATGTTCCATTTGCCTTCATGTTTAGCATTAGTGCCAGCTTAAATGCATATAGCAATCTGGGGGTACTGGCTGTTGTTACCTGGCAAGTTCTGTTCATCTCAGTGCCAATGATAATTTTGGCAATCAGGCTGCAGGTAAATTTGTGTGGTTTGTTTGGCTAAAATTTCGTGGTTACTTCATTCATATACCATTTATCAATTAGTGCTATTTGCTGCTATTTTCGTCCAAAAGGTGAACAGTTTACTATTCACAATTGCAATTGACTGAAATATCTTGGTTTTGATCATGCAGAGGTACTATTTAGCTTCAGCTAAGGAATTGATGAGGATCAATGGCACTACCAAATCTGCTCTGGCTAATCACTTGGGCGAATCGGTTGCAGGGGCTATAACTATAAGGGCCTTTGAGGAAGAGGATCGTTTCTTTCAGAAAAATTTGGAGCTTGTAGACAAGAATGCTGGTCCATACTTCTATAACTTTGCAGCAACTGAATGGCTGATTCAACGTCTGGAGATAATGAGTGCTGCAGTTCTTTCCTTTTCTGCCTTTGTCAtggctcttcttcctcccggaACTTTTGGACCTGGTGAGCAACTATAACAGCAAGCCTAACCTTTCATTCTCGCATCTATCTGCAACAAATTGTTAGATGCGCTGTAATTTTTTCTTGTGTGTGTGAAAAAAACAGCAAGCCTAGCCTTTCATTCTTAGATTTGATCTGCAACGAAATTTTAGATGCACTGCATTTTTTTTCTGACTCTCAATAGCTTCCTGGAAGCAAGCCATGAATATCAAGATCTTTCTATCTGTGCTTGATAATGCCGAATCACGAGCAAGTGTTTTCCCTCTTCTGACTGGATTTGTCTCATTAACATTCAGGCCCAAGAAGTACAAAATGCCAAAACATTATGCACGAATTGGCAAATACAAAACTATAGGCACTTGTATTATTCATGTTATGAAGATTGCAGTATTGCCACTAGAAATATTAATTATTCCAATTTGAACTTGTGCAGGCTTTGTAGGAATGGCATTGTCGTATGGCCTGTCCTTAAATATGTCCTTTGTTTTCTCCATCCAAAATCAGTGCCAGCTTGCAAATCAAATCATCTCTGTGGAAAGGGTGAACCAGTACATGGATATACCAAGTGAAGCGGCAGAGACTATTGAAGAAAATCGACCATCACCAGACTGGCCCCAAGCTGGCAGGGTGGAGCTTAGAGATTTGAAGGTAACAGAAAGATAAATATTTATATGTATGCCTCATATAGCAAAGCACTTTATGAGTTCAGGTTCCAGCAAATTAACATGAACTATTTTCACTCGACAGATTAGGTATAGGCAAGATGCTCCTCTTGTCTTGCATGGAATCACTTGCACATTTGAAGGTGGGGATAAGATTGGCATAGTTGGACGAACAGGAAGTGGCAAGACAACTTTAATTGGCGCATTGTTTCGTCTAGTTGAGCCAGCTGGAGGCAAAATAATAATAGACTCTGTAGATATCACAACAATAGGGTTACACGATCTGCGTTCTCGTTTGGGCATCATTCCACAAGACCCAACACTTTTTCACGGCACCATAAGATATAATCTAGATCCACTTGGGCAGTTCTCGGACCAGCAAATATGGGAGGTAACATGTTATTTTCTTGCTTGTTTGTATTTTTTCCTCTCAGCATACTAGCTGTTCAGATAAGTTACAGTGATAAAGAATTACTTTGATAGAACCGTATGTAATGTTGAAATAGTGAGGTCACTTCCTCTATTGTTGCCCTAGACAATTTAGTTCAGTTACTGTGAGATGATGGTCAACAATCCCGAAATTTCAAAAATTACTATCGAAATGGGGTGAATAAACTGAgttgtggcatgtgtacatctTCTGATTGACATCTGTACAACTTCAAACTTCAAAGCGATCACTAAAGTGGTTAGTTGCTACTCTGATACAGGTTCTCGACAAATGTCAGTTGCTTGAGGCTGTCCAGGAGAAGGAACATGGATTGGATTCACTTGGTAGGAGACCTTGTTTCCTCTGTAATTTTGTACTTCAGTTTCTCGAGTCCTTAACAAATTGTGCCGTGGTGTCTGCTCCATTATCAAACTGAAAATGGATGTCCTTACCCTATATTTATACGAATATTTAGATCCAGACTAGGGGGTGAAATTACATATGCCACAAAAATTGTGAACCTTTTGCTTTATAATCTGCTTTGAACATCCTTTATAAGGCACATGCAGAGAGCCGTCATTTCATTTGGGGGAAGAATTGTAGAACAGGCAAATGTCTGTATTGATGATTTAGAAGTGGTATAAAGAACTTCTGGTTAAATGACACAATATATTTGGCAAGTTTTTAGGGATGGTGTCTTTTTTCCTCGAGTAACATGATACCTGCAATTATCTTTGATGCTGTACTAACAGACATCTTGCTGTATAGTTGTCGAAGATGGGTCGAACTGGAGCATGGGTCAAAGGCAGCTGTTCTGTTTGGGACGTGCACTTTTGAGAAGATGTCGTGTCTTAGTTCTCGATGAGGCCACAGCTTCTATAGACAATGCAACTGATGCTATACTTCAGAAAACAATCAGGACAGAATTCAAAGATTGCACTGTTATCACGGTCGCACATCGTATACCAACCGTTATGGACTGCTCCATGGTACTTGCAATGAGTGACGGTATGTTTTCTTCTCAACAATTTAGTAGAAATACAATGATCCCATTGTAGTAATTGTGTACTGAACCAGGACAACTCAAAGTCTAGAGTATGGCTGAAACCAAATAAATTGTTGGTATAAGTGAAAAAAAACCCTTTCCTCTTCACTAATTTAGCCTTTTCTTCACTAATTCGGCTGCAGCAGCTGCCCACTGAAAtatctttttttattttcttggaAGCAAGAGATGGACTTTTTATGCTTTTCTTCTCCATTGTATCGGTCATGAAAACAGTCTTTCTCAAGACAGTAATGCAGCATATTTATACATAACCATTCATACTAATGAGTTTAATTTACTTTCAGGGAAAGTAGTGGAGTATGACAACCCCA
The genomic region above belongs to Panicum hallii strain FIL2 chromosome 4, PHallii_v3.1, whole genome shotgun sequence and contains:
- the LOC112889285 gene encoding ABC transporter C family member 10-like, whose product is MGSRTSTWMVDLCGSPLCSKQAALSCAWKELFDASTCMNHILVFGVAALIAIVLAVQLLVRIPKSTASARQLVAHSSPLQLVGVVFNCCLGLVYLGLGLWMLGRNFSQDAAVYLPHWWLVALSQGFSLILISIAFSIKAQFLGATSVRIWSVLLTIYAAFICCSSVVNMVAEKVVTMKGCLDVLLLPGALVLLVYGIRHISREDGNGRIGSALYKPLNAEAVDGTDDSGTHVTPFAKAGFFSVMTFWWLNPLMKMGYEKPLEEEDMPLLGASDRAYNQYVMFLEKLNKKKQLQPHGTPSVFWTIISCHRSGIIVSGLFALLKVLTISSGPLLLKAFINVSLGKGSFKYEGYVLAATMFVCKCCESLSQRQWYFRTRRLGLQVRSFLSAAIYKKQQKLSNSAKMKHSSGEIMNYVTVDAYRIGEFPYWFHQTWSTSVQLCIALAILYNAVGLAMIASLAVIIITVLCNAPLAKLQHKFQSRLMEAQDVRLKAMTESLIHMKVLKLYAWEAHFKKVIEGLREVEYKWLSAFQLRRAYNSFLFWSSPVLVSAATFLACYLLNIPLDASNVFTFVATLRLVQDPIRQIPDVIGVVIQAKVAFTRIIKFLDAPELNGQVRKKYCVGTEFPIVMNSCSFSWDENPSKPTLKNINLVVKAGEKVAICGEVGSGKSTLLAAVLGEVPKTEGTIQVCGKIAYVSQNAWIQTGTVQDNILFGSSIDKQRYQETLERCSLVKDLEMLPYGDLTQIGERGVNLSGGQKQRVQLARALYQNADIYLLDDPFSAVDAHTATSLFNEYVMGALSDKTVLLVTHQVDFLPVFDSILLMSDGEIIRSAPYQDLLAYCQEFQNLVNAHKDTIGGSDLNKVPTNRAKEISIKETNDTHGSRYRETVKPSPADQLIKTEEREIGDTGLKPYILYLCQSKGYLYASLCVISHMIFIAGQISQNSWMAANVQSTDVSTLKLISVYIAIGVCTMFFLLSRSLAMVLLGVRTSRSLFAQLLNSLFRAPMSFFDSTPLGRVLSRVSSDLSIVDLDVPFAFMFSISASLNAYSNLGVLAVVTWQVLFISVPMIILAIRLQRYYLASAKELMRINGTTKSALANHLGESVAGAITIRAFEEEDRFFQKNLELVDKNAGPYFYNFAATEWLIQRLEIMSAAVLSFSAFVMALLPPGTFGPGFVGMALSYGLSLNMSFVFSIQNQCQLANQIISVERVNQYMDIPSEAAETIEENRPSPDWPQAGRVELRDLKIRYRQDAPLVLHGITCTFEGGDKIGIVGRTGSGKTTLIGALFRLVEPAGGKIIIDSVDITTIGLHDLRSRLGIIPQDPTLFHGTIRYNLDPLGQFSDQQIWEVLDKCQLLEAVQEKEHGLDSLVVEDGSNWSMGQRQLFCLGRALLRRCRVLVLDEATASIDNATDAILQKTIRTEFKDCTVITVAHRIPTVMDCSMVLAMSDGKVVEYDNPMKLMETEGSLFRELVKEYWSYTSNGNI